Genomic segment of Pseudomonadota bacterium:
GCCTGTGGGGAGTGCGGCGTGCCCCTGGCCTGGTGGCAGAACGTTCCGCTCGCTTCCTACATCGGCCTCGGTGCGCGGTGCAATTTCTGCGGAAGCGTGATCGGGCCGCGCTACCTCCTTCTGGAGGTGCTCACCGGCCTGGTGGCTGTTTCGCTGTTTGCAAGCACCCACACGGAGGCCGTTGTCGACGTGCACGGCCCCCTCTCTGCGACCTACGTGTTCGTCTACCAGCTCGTCTTTGCGTGCCTTCTGATCATTGTGTTCTTCATCGACCTCGATGCCTGGATCATTCTCGATGAGATCAACTACTTCGGGATTGCGGCGGGTGTCCTGGGGGCGTGGCTCCTACCGCCTCAATACGGCTTTCTCGCGCAGCTCGGCTATCCCGTTGACGGCCACCTCGCAGAGGCGACGGGGGGATGGCAGAACCTGGCCTGGAGCATGCTGGGGGCCGGGCTCGGGTTTGCCCTGTTCTCCGGCATCGCGCTCCTGGGCTCTCTCCTGGCGCGGCAGGAGGCGATGGGCAGGGGAGATGTCAAGCTCGCGGCGCTCATCGGCGCCTTCCTCGGACCGCAGCGGGGAGTGCTGGCGCTCCTGCTCTCGTTTCCGCTGGGGGCCGCTGTGGCGCTGCCGCTCATCTTGATTGCACGTCGCGGAAGCAAGACTCCCGTTCCGTTCGGCACGTTCATGGCGGTGGCCGCGTATGTCGTCGTGTTGTTTGGGGACGCTCTTCTTCGCATGATGCTGCCTTTTGCTCTCTGAGGGCTGCCGTCGACCCAGCGATGTGGGAGCGTGAAGGAAGGAAGAGAAGTGAACGGGTTCGAACCAGACTCGAGCATGGCGGCTTTCAAGAGCCTTTGCTAGGCACAGCGCTTGTGGGAAAGAGGGCTTACGGTTGCGCTACAAGGAGCGTCTCCAACGGGGGGGACCTGCACGCGGCTTCACGCTGATCGAGCTCATGATCGTGATTGCCATCATCGGTATCCTGACTGCTGTCATGATCCCGAACATGGTCAAGAGCAAGTATCAAGCCCAGTGGACGTCTTGCGCAGGCTATGAGCGGAACATCGCGGCGGCACTCGAGAACTATCAGGCCCAGTACGGAAGCTATCCCTCGGCATTGAGCGCGCTGGTGGTCGTCAATCCCCCGTACATGAACTTCATCCCCACGTGTCCAAGCAATGGCACCAGCTATTCAAGCTCGTACCAGCCGGCGAACTCTACGAGCGGCACGTCTGTGTACGATCACTTCACGATCTACTGCCCTGGCGCGCACTTCATCGTTCTCACCAGCGTGAAGCAGGGCTATCCCCAGTACAACCCGGAACGCGGCTCGTTGCAGTACGATTCCACGCATTGAGCTACATCATTGGGGGGGGGCTCTCTCGGGAACGGTGCCACGATCTTTGTGCGATCTTTCACTTCACGACATCTTAGGAGGACTTTCATTTTTACCCACGAAACAAAGAGGGTCTTAGCGGGTCTACACTTGATTTAAATGCGATAACGGCGCCATCGCGCACCAGTTGTCGCAGACCCGAAGTGGCGTTGTCTGACGCCAGGGGAAGCAGAGCGGTTCCCCCTGGCCTGGCTACTGAACGGTGAGGGAGATACAGGTCGTTCAATGCACTTTCTGAAGTCGCTCTTCGGGTCGAAGACGTCTGTCGGTGGTCTCGATGTGGGCAGCAACGCAATCAAGTTGGCTCAGATCGCGAAGACCTCCAGCGGCGAGTTCCAGCTCGAGAGAATCGCCATGGGACCCACGCCGCAGATGGCCTTGAAAGACGGCGCGGTCGTAGATGTCCGCAGCCTCGGTGATGCGATCCGTCAGCTCTACGCAGCCCAGAACTTCACGGTTCAGAAGGTGGACGGGGTCGTTGCCGGTCAGTCTGTTGTGATCCGTCCCATCAGCATGACGGCCATGACCCAGAAAGAGCTTAAGAACGCCATCAAGTTCGAGGCGGAGCGGTATCTCCCGTACTCCGTCGCAGATGCCCAGATCGATGGCATTCCCCTGCGCAGCAACGTCGACGGCGATGACAAGCAGATGGAAGTCCTGCTGGTTGCCGCGCCTCGCGAGATGCTCCGCAACGCGCAAGAGGTCATCAAGCAGTCGGGCATCACCCCGAACTCCATCGACCTCGAGCCCATGTCTCTCGTTCGGGCGCTGAAGGTGAACACCGACCCGCAGACCTTCGAGCAGACCATCGCGCTGATAAATCTGGGCGCGAACTCGAGCAGCATCAACATCTTCAAGGCAGGGATGTTGCGCCACAACCGTACCATCACGGTGGCGGGCAACAGTTTCACGAAGGCCATCGGTCAGTCGCTCAACCTGAGCTTCGACGAGGCAGAGAAGATCAAGAAAGACAAAGGTGTCATCCGTGTGGAGAAAGACGCGACGCCGGTCGCGCCCACCACGATGCGCATCTACAACGTCATCAGTCCGGTGCTCTCTGAGCTGATCACCGAGGTGCAGCGGTCTTTCGACTACTATCGGTCGCGGTACCGGGGAGAGTCTGTCGACGTGATCTATCTCTCCGGGGGCACCGCTCGGTTCAAGAACATCGATGCCTACATCTACAATGAACTCGGAATCCAGTGCCACATAGCGAACCCGTTCAAGAACATCTCCGTGTCTGGCGTTTCCGGGATGTCCGCTGAGGAGATCCAGGAGATGGCGCCGTCGCTCATGGTGGTGGTCGGACTGGCGTTGCGTGAGCTGGTGTGATGAGTAGTGAGGGGCGACAAGTGAAGGTGTGTCGTTGGAGTGACTCTGTCAAGGAGGTGACGGGATGACAATCAAGGTCGATCTTCTGCCTACTGAGAAAAAACGGTTTGGCATCGACCCTGTGTGGATCGTTCTCGTGCTGGTGATCATTCTGTGCACCATCGCATTCTTCGTCTACGGCAAGCAGCTGGAAGGCGC
This window contains:
- a CDS encoding prepilin peptidase, whose protein sequence is MDGFVLLGDLLSTSNPASLFMVFVFGTLLGSFVNVCIGRMPVTKSIVWPGSACGECGVPLAWWQNVPLASYIGLGARCNFCGSVIGPRYLLLEVLTGLVAVSLFASTHTEAVVDVHGPLSATYVFVYQLVFACLLIIVFFIDLDAWIILDEINYFGIAAGVLGAWLLPPQYGFLAQLGYPVDGHLAEATGGWQNLAWSMLGAGLGFALFSGIALLGSLLARQEAMGRGDVKLAALIGAFLGPQRGVLALLLSFPLGAAVALPLILIARRGSKTPVPFGTFMAVAAYVVVLFGDALLRMMLPFAL
- a CDS encoding prepilin-type N-terminal cleavage/methylation domain-containing protein → MRYKERLQRGGPARGFTLIELMIVIAIIGILTAVMIPNMVKSKYQAQWTSCAGYERNIAAALENYQAQYGSYPSALSALVVVNPPYMNFIPTCPSNGTSYSSSYQPANSTSGTSVYDHFTIYCPGAHFIVLTSVKQGYPQYNPERGSLQYDSTH
- the pilM gene encoding type IV pilus assembly protein PilM, with translation MHFLKSLFGSKTSVGGLDVGSNAIKLAQIAKTSSGEFQLERIAMGPTPQMALKDGAVVDVRSLGDAIRQLYAAQNFTVQKVDGVVAGQSVVIRPISMTAMTQKELKNAIKFEAERYLPYSVADAQIDGIPLRSNVDGDDKQMEVLLVAAPREMLRNAQEVIKQSGITPNSIDLEPMSLVRALKVNTDPQTFEQTIALINLGANSSSINIFKAGMLRHNRTITVAGNSFTKAIGQSLNLSFDEAEKIKKDKGVIRVEKDATPVAPTTMRIYNVISPVLSELITEVQRSFDYYRSRYRGESVDVIYLSGGTARFKNIDAYIYNELGIQCHIANPFKNISVSGVSGMSAEEIQEMAPSLMVVVGLALRELV